One Primulina huaijiensis isolate GDHJ02 chromosome 8, ASM1229523v2, whole genome shotgun sequence genomic region harbors:
- the LOC140982014 gene encoding uncharacterized protein, whose product MAVGSSRSLPISSPPSTAVPVGTNGRLNYILHHVSKFDTLAGVAIKYGVEVSDIKRQNGLVTDLQMFALKTIQIPLPGRHPPSPSLPNAHDIPYRPSSSKQTPPSNGHSDLLGPFQSLKLKSSSERKVSPAMSSLQGYYGLRYIDKKATAEGLEISAYPKGGANYLEDVSFTKCSPILNPPLSHHRKTKSVANGFVTEKSNLIDQVLSQDTEDSDSDNWIVKLVKSHIKSEEDFTSRTPEKLLKEENSSGSAISVVTGKGLALRAKSASRTVSGGVNAEAGGPNTIPSGLGDFMFSDVDNGVRKSSSTTSLDDSDTSTLSSIWPASKWSLKSDFHALSNAVIARPIFDGLPKPMGRRNKAALD is encoded by the exons ATGGCTGTCGGATCATCGAGATCACTCCCGATTTCATCTCCTCCGTCCACCGCCGTCCCGGTTGGGACCAACGGTCGCCTTAATTACATACTACATCATGTCTCTAAATTCGATACCCTTGCCGGTGTCGCTATCAAATACGGCGTCGAG GTGTCTGATATTAAGAGGCAAAATGGGTTGGTGACGGATCTTCAAATGTTTGCTCTGAAAACGATTCAAATACCATTGCCAGGGAGACATCCTCCTTCCCCCAGCTTGCCCAATGCTCACGACATTCCTTATCG ACCAAGCAGCTCTAAGCAGACCCCACCCAGCAACGGTCATTCTGATTTATTAGGTCCATTCCAATCACTAAAATTGAAATCTTCTTCTGAGCGGAAAGTCTCTCCGGCCATGAGCAGCTTGCAAGGTTACTATGGTCTTAGATATATAGATAAAAAAGCCACAGCAGAAGGCTTAGAAATCTCTGCATACCCGAAAGGGGGAGCTAATTATCTAGAGGATGTGTCGTTCACAAAATGTTCACCTATTTTGAACCCACCACTGAGTCATCATAGAAAAACTAAGAGCGTAGCCAATGGTTTTGTCACAGAGAAATCTAATCTGATCGATCAGGTGTTGTCACAAGACACTGAAGATAGCGACTCAGATAACTGGATCGTGAAATTGGTGAAAAGTCATATAAAATCTGAAGAAGATTTTACCAGCCGTACACCGGAAAAGCTTCTAAAAGAGGAGAATAGTAGTGGCAGTGCAATTTCGGTAGTTACAGGCAAAGGCTTGGCTCTCAGGGCTAAGTCAGCCAGCCGAACTGTGTCAGGAGGAGTCAATGCTGAAGCTGGTGGGCCCAACACAATTCCTTCTGGTTTGGGGGATTTTATGTTTTCTGATGTTGACAATGGAGTTCGAAAATCATCAAGCACAACAAGTTTGGACGACTCAGATACCAGCACATTGTCATCCATATGGCCTGCATCAAAGTGGAGCTTGAAGTCCGATTTTCATGCTCTTTCTAATGCAGTAATTGCCAGACCTATCTTCGATGGCCTACCTAAACCAATGGGTCGACGAAACAAAGCAGCCCTTGATTAG